In Streptomyces sp. NBC_01717, one DNA window encodes the following:
- a CDS encoding trp operon leader peptide has translation MFAQTHQNWWWTAHPAAH, from the coding sequence ATGTTCGCGCAGACGCATCAGAACTGGTGGTGGACCGCTCATCCGGCGGCCCACTGA